The Actinopolyspora erythraea genome has a segment encoding these proteins:
- a CDS encoding Trp biosynthesis-associated membrane protein: protein MTTRQESTERSATGRRLLVSCVIGMLAAAVGLWAASSLVWTRQRYRTPFSGDDVARVTGEALRPELAPLALATLAAIAAVLATGGLPRRLIGLMIVLEAVLLGWRLFDWLAGPAGVSEVPGSPPGSRPLEVREVLPYAPALTGGSAFVLLLCGAAVLFAARRMPAMGSKYSAPAEARETRDPDRRLWEDLDEGRDPTEAGDGDENG, encoded by the coding sequence GTGACCACCCGACAGGAGTCGACCGAGCGGAGCGCGACGGGCCGTCGGTTGTTGGTTTCGTGCGTCATCGGCATGCTCGCCGCGGCCGTCGGGCTGTGGGCTGCGAGCTCGTTGGTGTGGACACGGCAGCGTTATCGAACACCGTTCTCCGGTGACGACGTGGCGCGGGTGACGGGGGAGGCGTTGCGTCCCGAGCTCGCGCCGTTGGCGTTGGCCACCCTCGCGGCGATCGCGGCGGTGCTGGCGACCGGCGGTCTGCCGCGCCGGCTGATCGGTCTGATGATCGTCCTCGAGGCCGTGTTGCTGGGATGGCGCCTGTTCGACTGGCTCGCCGGTCCCGCCGGGGTTTCGGAGGTTCCCGGTTCCCCGCCGGGCAGCAGGCCGCTGGAGGTGCGGGAGGTGCTGCCCTACGCCCCCGCGCTGACGGGGGGTTCGGCGTTCGTGCTCCTGCTGTGCGGGGCGGCCGTGCTGTTCGCGGCGCGGCGGATGCCCGCCATGGGATCGAAGTACTCCGCCCCCGCCGAAGCGCGTGAAACCCGTGATCCGGACCGGCGTCTCTGGGAGGATCTGGACGAAGGTCGTGACCCCACCGAAGCGGGTGACGGAGACGAGAACGGTTGA
- the trpC gene encoding indole-3-glycerol phosphate synthase TrpC: MSVLDTIIEDVRQDLAAREAEVPFEEVKKLSATAQPPKDVWAALHEPGVGVIAEVKRRSPSKGELADIAEPADLAADYHESGARVISVLTEQRRFGGSLRDLDAVRARVSAPILRKDFIVSPYQVHEARAHGADMVLLIVAALEQNALEALLDRVESLGMMALVEVHTAEEADRALAAGGRIIGINARDLHTLEVDRDVFGRIAPGLPAGVIKIAESGVRGPSDLMAYAGSGADAVLVGEGLVSSDNPRAALTQLVTAGSHPACPRPSRG, from the coding sequence GTGAGCGTTTTGGACACGATCATCGAAGATGTCCGGCAGGATCTGGCCGCCCGCGAGGCGGAGGTTCCGTTCGAGGAGGTCAAGAAGCTTTCGGCGACCGCGCAACCACCCAAGGACGTCTGGGCGGCACTGCACGAACCGGGCGTGGGGGTGATCGCGGAGGTGAAGCGGCGCAGCCCCTCCAAGGGGGAGCTGGCCGACATCGCCGAACCGGCCGACCTCGCCGCCGACTACCACGAATCGGGTGCCCGGGTCATCAGTGTTCTCACCGAGCAGCGTCGTTTCGGTGGTTCGCTGCGCGACCTGGACGCGGTACGGGCCAGGGTCAGCGCGCCGATCCTGCGCAAGGACTTCATCGTCAGCCCCTACCAGGTGCACGAGGCCCGCGCGCACGGTGCCGACATGGTGCTGCTCATCGTCGCGGCTCTGGAGCAGAACGCCCTCGAGGCACTGCTGGACCGGGTGGAGTCGCTCGGGATGATGGCCCTGGTCGAGGTGCACACCGCGGAGGAGGCCGATCGAGCCCTCGCGGCCGGTGGCAGGATCATCGGAATCAACGCGCGGGACCTGCACACCCTGGAGGTGGACCGCGACGTGTTCGGCAGGATCGCCCCGGGGCTTCCCGCCGGAGTGATCAAGATCGCGGAGTCCGGGGTGCGGGGACCGAGCGACCTGATGGCCTACGCCGGGTCCGGAGCCGACGCGGTACTGGTCGGTGAGGGTCTGGTCAGCAGTGACAATCCACGTGCGGCGTTGACGCAGTTGGTCACGGCGGGTTCTCACCCGGCCTGCCCGCGTCCCAGCCGCGGATAG
- the trpB gene encoding tryptophan synthase subunit beta, protein MTARDSEASYESVTPGGTGANGHDPDSGGHFGSYGGRFMPEALIAAQDELAAEYDKARDDPEFVAELERLLRDYAGRPSPLTEVERFGAHAGGARVLLKREDLNHTGSHKINNVLGQALLVKRMGKRRVIAETGAGQHGVATATACALLDLDCVIYMGATDTRRQALNVARMRLLGAEVRPVEAGSATLKDAINEALRDWVTNVADTHYLLGTAAGAHPFPLMVRNLHKVIGEESREQVLRRTGRLPDAVVACVGGGSNAIGIFHGFIDDPDVRLVGMEAGGHGLDSGEHGAALTSGSPGTLHGARSYLLQDEDGQIAEAYSISAGLDYPGVGPEHAWLADTGRAEYRAVTDEEAMHAFRLLSRTEGIIPAIESAHALAGALRLGAELGPEAVLVVSLSGRGDKDMDTAAHYFGLVPEAGITGEDQG, encoded by the coding sequence ATGACAGCGCGAGACTCCGAGGCCTCCTACGAGTCGGTGACGCCGGGAGGGACGGGCGCCAACGGGCACGACCCCGACTCCGGCGGGCACTTCGGTTCCTACGGTGGCCGCTTCATGCCCGAAGCCCTGATCGCGGCGCAGGACGAGCTCGCGGCCGAGTACGACAAGGCGCGCGATGACCCGGAGTTCGTCGCCGAGCTCGAACGGCTGCTGCGTGACTACGCGGGCAGGCCCTCCCCGTTGACCGAGGTCGAACGGTTCGGCGCCCACGCAGGGGGCGCACGGGTGCTGCTCAAGCGGGAGGACCTCAACCACACCGGCTCCCACAAGATCAACAACGTGCTGGGGCAGGCCCTGCTGGTCAAGCGCATGGGCAAGCGCCGTGTGATCGCCGAGACCGGGGCGGGGCAGCACGGCGTCGCGACCGCCACCGCCTGTGCGCTGCTCGACCTCGACTGCGTCATCTACATGGGGGCCACCGACACCCGGCGGCAGGCCCTCAACGTGGCGCGGATGCGGTTGCTCGGAGCCGAGGTCCGCCCGGTCGAGGCCGGTTCGGCCACCCTCAAGGACGCGATCAACGAGGCCCTGCGGGACTGGGTGACCAACGTCGCCGACACCCACTACCTGCTCGGCACGGCCGCGGGCGCCCACCCGTTCCCGCTGATGGTCCGCAACCTGCACAAGGTCATCGGTGAGGAGAGCAGGGAACAGGTGCTGCGCCGCACCGGTCGGCTGCCCGACGCCGTGGTCGCCTGCGTGGGGGGCGGGTCCAACGCCATCGGGATCTTCCACGGGTTCATCGACGACCCCGACGTGCGCCTGGTCGGAATGGAGGCAGGCGGTCACGGACTCGACAGCGGTGAGCACGGTGCCGCGCTCACCAGCGGGAGCCCGGGGACGCTGCACGGTGCCAGGTCCTACCTGCTGCAGGACGAGGACGGCCAGATCGCCGAGGCGTACTCGATATCGGCCGGGCTGGACTACCCGGGTGTGGGCCCGGAGCACGCCTGGCTGGCCGACACCGGGCGCGCGGAGTACCGCGCCGTCACCGACGAGGAGGCGATGCACGCCTTCCGGTTGTTGTCGCGCACCGAGGGGATCATCCCGGCCATCGAGTCGGCCCACGCGCTGGCGGGGGCGTTGCGGCTGGGAGCCGAGCTCGGCCCGGAGGCCGTGCTCGTGGTCAGCCTCTCCGGACGGGGGGACAAGGACATGGACACTGCCGCGCACTACTTCGGCCTCGTGCCCGAGGCCGGGATCACCGGGGAGGACCAGGGGTGA
- the trpA gene encoding tryptophan synthase subunit alpha, which produces MSLHEVFRDCAAQRRAALIGYLPAGFPTIPDSAELFRAMVRGDGDTPGCDVVEIGIPYSDPVMDGPTIQAAGGEALRNGFRVRQLFDLVSAVAETGAAPVVMTYWNPVHRYGPDAFARDLAAAGGLGVITPDLIPDEADEWLAAARRHDLDRIFLVAPSSTDRRLAMTAEAGSGFLYAASVMGVTGARDSVPGSARDLVRRTREHTGLPIGVGLGVRTAEHAAEVGSFADGVIVGSAFVSRARQEGATGVAEFAAELGRGVRSTPAPVPGAVD; this is translated from the coding sequence GTGAGTCTGCACGAGGTATTCCGCGACTGCGCGGCACAACGACGCGCGGCCCTGATCGGTTATCTGCCGGCGGGGTTCCCCACCATCCCCGACAGCGCCGAGCTGTTCCGCGCCATGGTGCGCGGCGACGGCGACACCCCCGGTTGTGACGTCGTCGAGATCGGCATTCCCTACTCGGACCCGGTGATGGACGGCCCGACCATCCAGGCTGCCGGTGGTGAGGCCCTGCGCAACGGTTTCAGGGTCCGGCAGCTGTTCGACCTCGTGTCCGCGGTGGCCGAGACGGGGGCGGCCCCGGTGGTGATGACCTACTGGAACCCGGTGCACCGCTACGGCCCCGATGCCTTCGCCAGGGACCTCGCCGCCGCCGGTGGTCTCGGGGTGATCACTCCGGACCTGATCCCCGACGAGGCCGACGAGTGGCTGGCGGCGGCCCGGCGGCACGACCTCGACCGGATCTTTCTGGTAGCACCGTCGTCCACCGACCGCAGGCTCGCCATGACCGCCGAGGCGGGGTCCGGGTTCCTCTACGCCGCGTCGGTCATGGGGGTGACCGGTGCCCGTGACTCGGTCCCCGGCTCCGCCCGCGATCTCGTGCGGCGCACCCGCGAGCACACCGGGTTGCCGATCGGAGTGGGGCTGGGGGTGCGCACCGCCGAACACGCCGCCGAGGTGGGCTCGTTCGCCGACGGTGTGATCGTCGGCTCCGCCTTCGTGAGCCGTGCCCGGCAGGAGGGGGCCACCGGAGTCGCGGAGTTCGCCGCCGAACTCGGACGTGGCGTCCGCTCGACCCCGGCCCCGGTTCCCGGGGCTGTCGACTGA
- the lgt gene encoding prolipoprotein diacylglyceryl transferase, whose amino-acid sequence MTVALPASATTHLANIPSPPQGVWYLGPIPVRAYALCIIAGIVVAIFWSERRWVARGGRKGAVTDIAVFAVPFGLVGGRLYHVITDYWRYFGPDSPNPWWDVFKIWQGGLGIWGAVALGAVGAWIGCRRRGIPLPAFADAVAPGLVVAQAVGRLGNYFNQELYGGPTDLPWGLEIYQREPNPVTGVAVSDVPVEVVHPTFLYELLWNLLVALVLVWADRRFRLGHGRVFALYVAGYTAGRFWIEMMRTDPASTPFDLGIRVNVYVSALVFLGAVVYLLVVRRSREAPERLLGKPLPGDPDYGVRPPDTPAGVAPPRDDSRQAAAGETSRPEESGEPEGEHRQERDSRHADSTDDRHDRHD is encoded by the coding sequence GTGACTGTCGCGCTACCCGCCTCGGCGACCACCCACCTGGCCAACATCCCCAGCCCGCCGCAGGGCGTGTGGTACCTCGGCCCGATCCCCGTTCGCGCTTACGCGCTGTGCATCATCGCGGGGATCGTCGTCGCGATCTTCTGGTCGGAACGCCGCTGGGTCGCCCGAGGCGGGCGTAAGGGTGCCGTCACCGACATCGCCGTGTTCGCCGTCCCCTTCGGGCTGGTCGGCGGCAGGCTCTACCACGTGATCACCGACTACTGGCGCTACTTCGGGCCGGACAGCCCCAATCCGTGGTGGGACGTCTTCAAGATCTGGCAGGGCGGCCTCGGCATCTGGGGGGCCGTGGCGCTCGGCGCCGTCGGTGCCTGGATCGGCTGCCGGAGGCGCGGCATCCCGCTGCCCGCATTCGCCGACGCGGTCGCCCCCGGACTGGTGGTCGCGCAGGCCGTCGGCAGGCTCGGCAACTACTTCAACCAGGAGCTCTACGGTGGGCCGACGGACCTGCCATGGGGGTTGGAGATATACCAGCGGGAACCGAACCCGGTTACCGGTGTGGCGGTCAGTGACGTCCCCGTCGAGGTGGTCCACCCGACCTTCCTCTACGAGCTGCTGTGGAACCTGCTGGTGGCGTTGGTGCTGGTCTGGGCCGACCGCAGGTTCCGGCTGGGGCACGGCAGGGTGTTCGCGCTGTACGTGGCCGGATACACCGCCGGGCGGTTCTGGATCGAGATGATGCGCACCGACCCCGCCTCCACACCGTTCGACCTGGGCATCCGAGTCAACGTCTACGTCTCGGCGCTGGTCTTCCTGGGCGCGGTCGTCTACCTGCTGGTCGTGCGGCGCTCCAGGGAGGCCCCCGAGCGGCTGCTGGGCAAGCCGTTACCAGGTGATCCCGACTACGGGGTGCGTCCACCCGACACGCCGGCCGGGGTGGCACCGCCTCGGGACGACTCCCGGCAGGCGGCGGCCGGTGAGACCTCACGCCCCGAGGAGTCCGGTGAACCGGAGGGGGAACATCGCCAGGAGCGGGATTCCCGGCATGCCGACTCCACCGACGACAGGCACGACAGGCACGACTAG